The DNA region AATTTTTATTTGCTAATTTATGAAAAAAAGCTAATAAAATTGGCTTTTGCGGATTAAAATGTAGAAACTTTCAATTTAGACTGAAACCCGCCATTTTGCAAAACCCTTGTTACCTGCTGGCATTTTCATTTATCAATGTAAATTTAGTTTTTTTATTAGCAGTCATTACGCCTGTTGCTTCTAAACTCATAATTCCGTCATAATTTATCCAACGTCCTTTGTCAACGGAAAACTCTGAAATACCCTGATGAGTAAATTTCATCATAGTTTCTTTTTGTCCACCTTCACTACCAAAAAATGAAGGAGTATTGAAATTCCCCTTTACATATTCGACAATGTTATATTTAAGAACTGCTATTGTCTCTCCGTTTATTTTCTTTATGTCTGCAAGCGTTACTTCGTTTATCTTATAAGAACTGTCACAATCAAAGTTTTGGTCGTTTGTAATCAGATTAATGTCAAGAGACCATTTGTCACCAATTTTTACTGGTTTTGTTGGTAATTCAAAAAATAAAGCAATCAAATTCTTTTGAGCACTCTTGACCCAAAAACTATGAATTCCACCTGTCTCATAAACTGAACCACGAAGCATTACACCTTGTGTCATTGATTGCATCATTTTTAAAACTTCAGCTTCCTTGTTGTCTGTTGTGTCAATGTTTTCTTCTTTAATGGTCTCTTTGGGTTTTGTCGTCATTAATATGTCAATAACACCGTTATTTTTATTGGTTAGTGTCGTTACATAGTCTTGATTTTTGAAAGCATCATTAATTTTTTTGAATAAGTCTTTACTTTCCTTAAGTCCATTGTCTGTGCTGTCCGATAGAGATTTGAAAAGTCCACCAAAATCCATCTCTATTGAGGATTCGTCAATGTCACTCATAATTGTGAAATAGTTGAGTTTTTCACTCTTTCCAATTTTCCATTTCAGGTCAACCGTTTGGTTTTTCTGTCCGAATGCTGTCAAAGTAATGACTGCAAATAGTATAGTTAATTTTTGTTTCATATTGTCGTGTCGTCTGTTATGCTTGCAGGTAACGGAAAAAGTATTTGCGAAGGGCGGGCTAAATTTAACTGCAAGTTCAATTTCGACCGAACGAAGCAAATTGCTTTTTCAGATTGTTAAATTACAAAAAAATACAATATGAAAAGCAAGTTGCGACTAAATGCATCGGGTTTTTCTATTATAGATTCAACCCCGCCTTTTGCAAATACTATGTTACCTGCAGTCTCTTTATTCACGAAGCCATTTTTTAATTTCGGTAAAAGATTGTTCGCTTTGTTCAATCCAAGGAAAATGTCCTGCTTTATCTATAAAAACTAATTTGGAATTTTGCAACCTAAAATGTAGTTCTGTTGCAAATTCGGGCAAATTGTTTGTGTCGTATTTTCCGTTAATTATTAAAATCTTTGTTTTTAAATCCTTAAACTTCTTTTGAAATTCCAAATACTTTTGTCTTTCTTCAGGTGTTTCTTGATAATAATTGTTTCCAATTGGTTTTCTTCTTCCTACTTTTGTAATTTCCTTTACAATCGGAATCACTTTTTGTGCAGTTTCTTCATCATAAGTCCACCATTTTGTTCTTGCAGTTGAAATATCATTTCCATTTTTATCAAATGTTGTATTATTTTCAATCATATAATCCCAATCCTCAATAACTTTAGCAAACCATTTAGATTCTTTTAATCTTTTGTTTTCAGAAGTTTTTCGTCTTTCAATAGATTCATTTTGACTTCCAACATAACTTGTCCCTGATAAAATTATTCCCGAAATATTTTTTGGATATTCAACAGCGTATTGCAAAGCGATTGCACTTTGGTCTGAATGTCCAAAAAGCCAAATCTTTTTTACACCAAGTTTTTCTCTTAATAATTCAATTTCTTTTACGGAATTTTTAGCACTGTAATCTTCAAGTTTTTTTGGGGTTTCGGATTTTCCTATTCCACGAGAATCATAGTAAACCATTGTAAAACTTTCTTCAAGTGGTTTTAAAGTCATTTCGTAGCCGATTTTTCCTGAACTTGGGTGTCCAACAATCATAATTGGTCCTTTTCCTTTTACTGTAAAATTGATATTTAAATCGTCAATTTTTTCGGTATAATTCCCATTCTCAAATTTAGAATTTGAAGCGCAGGAAATAATGAATAAAAAAATTATAAATGTTTTGAAAATTTCTTTCATACTCGCTGTTTTGGTGAGATTGCAGGTAACGGAAAGGGGCTTTGCGAGGTGCGGGCTACTGCAACCGAAAGTGGAGAGGAAAACCGAACGCTAGCAAAAACTTTTTCCATTTTTTAAAATTACGAAAAAACTAAAAAATGGAAAAGTTTTTTGCGGGTATTTTATAGAATTTCTCTAAGATTTCCTTCAACCCCGCATCTTGCAAAACCCATGTTACCTGCAGTGCTTTTATGATTTCTTTTTATCGTCAAAATATTTTTCTTTAAAGTATTTATTTGGTTTTAAATACACAATTTTTTTCTGAAAATCTAAAATAGTATTAAATCTTTTAAGGACATCACTTCCTAGAAAATTAGTTTCGTAACCTGCGGGTTTATTATAGGTATTCAATTCAGCAGGAACATTTTTCAGCAAAATTTTTCCCAATTTTAGGTTTT from Chryseobacterium suipulveris includes:
- a CDS encoding alpha/beta fold hydrolase translates to MKEIFKTFIIFLFIISCASNSKFENGNYTEKIDDLNINFTVKGKGPIMIVGHPSSGKIGYEMTLKPLEESFTMVYYDSRGIGKSETPKKLEDYSAKNSVKEIELLREKLGVKKIWLFGHSDQSAIALQYAVEYPKNISGIILSGTSYVGSQNESIERRKTSENKRLKESKWFAKVIEDWDYMIENNTTFDKNGNDISTARTKWWTYDEETAQKVIPIVKEITKVGRRKPIGNNYYQETPEERQKYLEFQKKFKDLKTKILIINGKYDTNNLPEFATELHFRLQNSKLVFIDKAGHFPWIEQSEQSFTEIKKWLRE